The proteins below come from a single Arthrobacter crystallopoietes genomic window:
- a CDS encoding 50S ribosomal protein bL37 has product MSKRARKRRDRKRGGANHGKRPNT; this is encoded by the coding sequence ATGAGCAAGCGAGCACGCAAGCGTCGTGACCGTAAGCGCGGCGGCGCAAACCACGGTAAGCGCCCCAACACCTGA
- the rsrA gene encoding mycothiol system anti-sigma-R factor, giving the protein MSDCHGLGDCEDDRMKRIYEYVDGALSREDLNEIKQHLDGCEECAQEHSLECLIRSVVKRSCQEAAPQTLKERILDRIGHLEAADSVQADA; this is encoded by the coding sequence ATGAGCGACTGCCACGGCTTGGGCGACTGCGAAGACGACCGCATGAAGCGGATCTATGAGTACGTTGACGGCGCGTTGTCCCGCGAGGACCTCAACGAGATCAAACAGCATCTGGACGGCTGCGAGGAATGCGCCCAGGAGCATAGCCTGGAGTGCCTGATCCGAAGCGTAGTCAAGAGGTCGTGCCAAGAGGCTGCGCCGCAGACACTGAAGGAACGGATTCTGGACCGGATCGGGCACTTGGAAGCCGCTGACTCGGTGCAGGCCGACGCCTAG
- a CDS encoding sigma-70 family RNA polymerase sigma factor: MTTDKSDEAAPLEATEESAPAAAADTETPEERSARFERDAMQYVDQLYSAAMRMARNPSDAEDLVQEAYTKAFSAFHQYKPGTNLKAWLYRILTNTYINLYRKRQREPLQSNADQVEDWQMFQAASHTSTGLRSAEAEALDHLPDSDVKEALQAIPEEFRLAVYFSDVEGFAYKEISEIMNTPIGTVMSRLHRGRKLLRDLLADYAHERGMGKKTDKTTVGTKQENGK, encoded by the coding sequence ATGACAACAGACAAATCCGATGAGGCTGCCCCCCTGGAGGCTACGGAGGAATCCGCGCCGGCAGCGGCCGCTGACACCGAGACACCAGAAGAACGCAGTGCCCGCTTTGAGCGCGACGCCATGCAGTACGTGGACCAGCTCTATTCAGCTGCCATGCGTATGGCCCGCAATCCCAGTGATGCCGAAGATCTGGTCCAAGAGGCGTACACGAAGGCGTTTTCGGCCTTCCATCAATACAAGCCGGGGACCAACCTCAAGGCGTGGCTCTACCGGATCCTGACCAACACCTATATCAATCTGTACCGCAAACGGCAGCGCGAACCGCTCCAATCCAACGCGGACCAGGTTGAGGACTGGCAGATGTTCCAAGCGGCTTCGCACACTTCGACGGGCCTTCGGTCCGCCGAAGCGGAGGCCTTGGACCACCTGCCGGATTCGGACGTCAAAGAAGCCCTCCAGGCGATCCCGGAGGAGTTCAGGCTGGCCGTCTACTTTTCAGACGTAGAAGGTTTTGCCTACAAAGAAATATCGGAAATCATGAACACCCCGATCGGAACGGTTATGTCCCGTCTCCACCGCGGACGCAAGCTATTGCGCGATCTGCTGGCCGACTACGCGCACGAACGCGGAATGGGCAAAAAGACGGACAAAACCACAGTCGGGACAAAACAGGAGAACGGCAAATGA
- a CDS encoding DoxX family protein: MTIVRFVARPMLAATFVASGVDRLRNAQDTADQLQPALRQVQSMVPSAAPVTGNEKLVAQVIGATQVGAGVLLGIGKFPRIAALLLAGTAAANALVEFNAADATSPDSRRARRNQLLKNVSLIGGVLLAAVDTNGRPGLVWRAEHLASDARRNVQTFSKDARKQLQKAERTVRAAASDVVGS; encoded by the coding sequence ATGACCATCGTTCGCTTTGTTGCCCGCCCGATGCTTGCCGCAACGTTTGTGGCTTCGGGAGTCGATCGCTTGCGAAATGCGCAGGACACCGCGGACCAGCTTCAGCCGGCCCTGCGGCAGGTCCAGTCCATGGTTCCCTCCGCAGCACCGGTAACAGGCAACGAGAAGCTGGTTGCCCAGGTCATTGGTGCCACTCAGGTTGGGGCCGGCGTTTTGCTGGGGATCGGCAAATTCCCACGCATTGCGGCACTGCTTCTGGCAGGAACGGCAGCGGCGAACGCACTGGTGGAATTCAATGCCGCGGACGCTACGTCGCCTGATTCCCGCCGGGCCCGGCGCAACCAGTTACTTAAGAACGTGTCCCTCATCGGCGGCGTTCTGTTGGCCGCCGTTGATACCAACGGCCGTCCCGGACTGGTCTGGCGTGCCGAACATCTCGCCTCTGACGCGCGCAGAAATGTGCAGACCTTCAGCAAGGATGCCCGCAAACAGCTGCAGAAGGCTGAGCGGACCGTGCGGGCAGCTGCCTCCGATGTGGTGGGTTCCTAG
- the aroA gene encoding 3-phosphoshikimate 1-carboxyvinyltransferase: MTEQASVGGKSTHWPAPFAPGPVDATVYVPASKSLTNRYLVLAALADGPSRLRAPLHSRDSVLMIDALRALGARVEETPGEGRFGPDLLVTPIEQDRELGETRVDCGLAGTVMRFVPPLAALCTGTVTFDGDPQARKRPMGSTIDALRGLGIRLEDGGNRSLPFTLAASGGVDGGHLVIDAGASSQFVSALLLVGARFGNGLHLEHSGQSVPSLDHVAMTVAVLRSVGVEVDDSRRNHWVVRPGLIRAFDVTVEQDLSNAGPFLAAALATKGTVRIPGWPEETTQVGDKWRSILAQLGATVSYENGTLTVTGGPEITGAHLADTSELAPTTAALCALAGSESRLTGIAHLRGHETDRLAALVAEINALGGDAEETDDGLIIRPRPLHGGVFHSYEDHRMATAGAIIGLAVEGVEVEDIGTTAKTMPEFPRLWQHLFETSVRQSEAGAL, encoded by the coding sequence ATGACTGAGCAAGCAAGCGTCGGCGGCAAGAGCACTCACTGGCCCGCACCTTTCGCCCCGGGGCCGGTCGATGCCACGGTTTACGTACCGGCCTCGAAATCACTGACCAACCGCTACCTTGTGCTCGCAGCTCTGGCGGACGGTCCGTCGCGGCTGCGGGCACCGCTGCACTCGCGGGATTCGGTTCTCATGATCGATGCACTGCGCGCGCTCGGGGCCCGCGTCGAGGAAACGCCGGGCGAGGGCCGGTTCGGTCCCGACCTGCTGGTCACGCCTATTGAACAGGACCGGGAGCTGGGCGAGACGCGAGTGGATTGCGGGCTGGCCGGTACCGTGATGCGCTTCGTACCGCCGCTGGCAGCATTGTGCACGGGAACCGTGACCTTCGACGGCGATCCGCAGGCAAGGAAGCGGCCGATGGGCAGTACCATCGACGCGCTGCGCGGCCTCGGCATCCGGCTGGAGGACGGCGGGAACCGCTCGCTGCCGTTCACGCTGGCCGCTTCCGGCGGCGTCGACGGCGGGCATCTGGTCATCGACGCCGGAGCCTCCTCCCAGTTCGTCTCGGCGCTGCTGCTGGTCGGCGCCAGATTCGGCAACGGGCTGCATCTCGAACATTCCGGCCAGAGCGTCCCCAGTCTGGACCACGTTGCCATGACCGTGGCGGTACTGCGCAGCGTCGGGGTTGAAGTTGACGATTCCCGGCGGAACCACTGGGTGGTCCGGCCCGGATTGATCAGGGCTTTCGACGTCACTGTCGAACAGGACCTTTCCAATGCTGGCCCCTTCCTCGCGGCGGCCCTGGCCACGAAGGGAACGGTTCGGATCCCGGGCTGGCCGGAGGAAACCACCCAGGTCGGTGACAAATGGCGCAGCATTCTGGCGCAACTCGGCGCCACCGTCAGCTATGAGAACGGCACCCTCACGGTGACCGGCGGGCCTGAGATCACCGGGGCGCACCTCGCCGACACCAGCGAACTTGCCCCGACCACGGCGGCGCTCTGCGCCCTCGCCGGCAGCGAATCCAGGCTCACCGGAATCGCCCATTTGCGCGGACATGAAACAGACCGGCTGGCGGCTCTGGTCGCGGAAATCAATGCTTTGGGCGGCGATGCCGAAGAAACCGACGACGGCTTGATCATCCGTCCGAGGCCGTTGCATGGCGGGGTCTTCCATTCATATGAGGACCACAGGATGGCCACTGCCGGAGCCATTATCGGGCTGGCAGTCGAGGGCGTGGAAGTCGAAGACATCGGCACCACGGCCAAGACCATGCCCGAGTTCCCGCGGCTATGGCAGCACCTGTTCGAGACATCCGTCCGCCAGTCCGAGGCGGGAGCGCTCTAA
- the rsgA gene encoding ribosome small subunit-dependent GTPase A: MVRGNRTWDESDVRIRPNKRGSRPRTKERPAHEDAVIGRIITVDRGRYTAVVDEDTAQERVVVAARARELRRSPVVAGDFVALVGDITGEPDTLARLVRIEERRTLLRRSADDTDPVERVVVANADQLVIVVAAANPEPRTGFIDRALVAAYDAGISPLLCVTKADVKDPEELLSNYRHLDLPVIVSRTAGTEGSGVDARSADGLSARLDRDAVAALRGYLDGMVSVMLGHSGVGKSTMVNALTGAERATGGVNAVTGRGRHTSSSALALKLADAPAGSWIIDTPGIRSFGLAHVDPDRIISAFPDLEPGTADCERGCKHDDHAVNCGVDAWVASGQAGESGPARLASLRRLLGTEERAQAKELGFQ; this comes from the coding sequence GTGGTGCGCGGCAACCGTACGTGGGACGAGTCCGATGTCCGCATCCGTCCCAACAAGCGCGGCTCCCGTCCGCGCACCAAGGAACGGCCTGCCCACGAAGACGCCGTCATCGGGCGGATCATCACTGTGGACCGCGGCCGCTACACCGCGGTCGTCGATGAAGACACTGCACAGGAACGGGTGGTTGTCGCCGCCCGTGCCCGGGAGCTTCGTCGCAGTCCGGTGGTGGCCGGCGACTTCGTAGCGCTCGTCGGTGACATTACCGGAGAGCCGGACACTTTGGCCCGGCTGGTCCGGATCGAGGAACGCCGGACACTGTTGCGCCGCAGCGCCGACGATACCGACCCGGTGGAGCGGGTAGTCGTCGCCAACGCGGACCAACTGGTCATCGTCGTGGCCGCAGCCAATCCGGAGCCGCGCACCGGTTTTATCGACCGTGCCTTGGTAGCGGCGTACGACGCCGGTATCAGCCCGCTGCTGTGCGTCACCAAAGCGGACGTCAAAGATCCTGAAGAACTGCTCTCCAACTACCGGCACCTGGATCTGCCGGTAATCGTCAGCCGGACAGCCGGCACGGAGGGCTCCGGGGTGGATGCACGGTCCGCCGATGGGCTGTCCGCCCGGCTCGACCGTGACGCCGTGGCGGCGCTCCGGGGCTATCTGGACGGAATGGTCAGCGTCATGCTCGGCCATTCGGGCGTGGGCAAGTCCACCATGGTCAATGCGCTCACGGGAGCGGAACGCGCTACGGGGGGCGTCAACGCGGTGACCGGGCGTGGCCGGCATACCTCCTCCTCGGCGCTGGCACTGAAGCTGGCTGACGCTCCGGCGGGCAGCTGGATCATCGACACGCCCGGCATCCGTTCTTTTGGGCTCGCCCATGTGGACCCGGACCGGATCATCTCCGCTTTTCCGGATTTGGAGCCCGGGACAGCCGATTGCGAGCGGGGCTGCAAGCACGACGATCATGCCGTCAACTGCGGCGTGGACGCCTGGGTAGCGTCCGGACAGGCCGGCGAATCGGGCCCGGCGCGGCTGGCGTCGCTGCGCCGTTTGCTGGGAACGGAAGAACGCGCCCAAGCCAAGGAACTAGGGTTCCAGTAG
- the hisN gene encoding histidinol-phosphatase, with translation MTRDVQSYNDDLRLAHVMADSVDSQTMARFKALDLKIETKPDLTPVTDADRAAEEAIRGQLSRARPRDAVLGEEYGSSGHGSRRWIIDPIDGTKNFVRGVPVWATLIALVDEDRPVVGLVSAPALGKRWWAATGTGAYMGRSLSAATRLRVSNVNRLEDASLSYSSLTGWKERGNFPEFLGLTESVWRTRAYGDFWSYCMVAEGAVDIACEPELNLYDMAALVPIVTEAGGRFSSLEGEDGPFGGNALATNGTLHDEVLYRLNPLLRGQRPAAHPEEAPLPETAPEASAEADGLR, from the coding sequence ATGACCCGTGACGTTCAAAGCTATAACGACGATCTGCGCCTGGCCCATGTGATGGCCGATTCCGTGGATTCGCAGACCATGGCCCGCTTCAAGGCGCTGGACCTGAAAATCGAAACGAAGCCGGATCTCACCCCTGTCACGGATGCGGACCGCGCCGCCGAAGAGGCCATCCGCGGCCAACTCTCCCGGGCCCGGCCGCGCGACGCGGTGCTCGGCGAGGAGTACGGCAGCAGCGGCCACGGCTCCCGCCGCTGGATCATCGATCCCATCGACGGCACCAAGAACTTCGTCCGCGGGGTGCCGGTCTGGGCAACCCTGATCGCGCTGGTGGACGAAGACCGGCCCGTGGTCGGCCTGGTCAGCGCTCCCGCTTTAGGCAAGCGCTGGTGGGCCGCGACCGGAACCGGCGCCTACATGGGACGGTCCCTGTCCGCGGCCACCCGCCTCCGGGTATCCAATGTCAACCGGCTCGAGGACGCGTCCCTCTCCTATTCCAGCCTCACCGGCTGGAAGGAACGGGGCAACTTCCCGGAGTTCCTCGGCCTCACCGAATCGGTCTGGCGTACCCGTGCCTACGGGGACTTCTGGTCCTACTGCATGGTAGCCGAGGGCGCCGTCGACATTGCCTGCGAACCGGAACTCAACCTCTACGACATGGCGGCGCTCGTGCCGATCGTGACCGAGGCCGGCGGACGGTTCAGTTCACTCGAGGGCGAGGACGGCCCCTTCGGCGGCAACGCGCTGGCCACGAACGGCACGCTGCACGACGAGGTGCTCTACCGGCTCAATCCCCTGTTGCGCGGCCAGCGTCCGGCCGCCCATCCGGAGGAGGCGCCCCTGCCGGAAACCGCTCCGGAGGCCTCCGCGGAGGCGGACGGCCTGCGCTGA
- a CDS encoding aminotransferase class V-fold PLP-dependent enzyme — protein sequence MSTTVIDSALSPELLAAERPFQEVTGAELAAPLLDGGTIRYANLDYAASAPALASVTAYLEQLLPYYASVHRGAGYASQVSTSVYEHSREVLRSFVGGRTDDLVIFTRNTTDSLNLLAGCIPAGGEVLYLDIEHHANLLPWQAVPHRSVVARPSVAATLEAIEAELTAGQVALVAITGASNVTGEIFPIAETARLAHRHGARVVVDAAQLAPHRRLDIARDNIDYVVLSGHKLYAPFGAGAIIGRADWLDSGTPHLAGGGAVKQVRLDGVVWTKGPARHEAGSPNVLGAATLARAAEHIVQLDEASWQQHESVLRGYIIERLESVDSVTVHRIFSGDATPLDAIGVVNFSVAGYDAGLVAAYLSAEHGVGVRDGKFCAHPLLNRLGLPSGSLRASFGLGSRLEDAARLADGVAALVRDGLRHDYVVESGRWVPAVETRAFPEWAPATPGTAGAAPCSLD from the coding sequence ATGAGTACCACTGTTATCGACTCCGCCCTGTCTCCCGAGCTCCTGGCAGCGGAACGACCGTTCCAGGAAGTTACCGGCGCAGAGCTCGCCGCTCCACTGCTGGACGGCGGCACCATCCGCTACGCCAATCTGGACTACGCCGCGTCGGCACCCGCGCTGGCTTCCGTCACCGCCTACCTGGAGCAACTGCTCCCCTACTACGCGAGCGTCCACCGCGGTGCCGGGTACGCATCCCAGGTCTCCACCTCCGTCTACGAGCATTCCCGCGAAGTCCTGCGTTCTTTTGTGGGCGGGCGGACCGATGACCTGGTCATCTTCACCCGCAACACGACTGACTCCCTGAACCTGCTCGCCGGCTGCATCCCGGCCGGCGGCGAAGTACTGTACCTGGACATCGAACACCACGCCAACCTGCTGCCTTGGCAGGCGGTACCGCACCGCAGCGTGGTGGCCCGGCCGAGTGTCGCCGCCACGCTCGAGGCCATCGAGGCCGAGCTGACCGCTGGCCAGGTGGCCCTCGTTGCCATCACCGGCGCGTCGAATGTTACCGGCGAGATCTTCCCGATTGCCGAAACCGCACGGCTAGCCCACCGGCATGGTGCCCGGGTAGTGGTGGATGCGGCACAGCTCGCCCCGCACCGGCGCCTCGACATCGCCCGGGACAACATTGACTATGTGGTCCTCTCCGGGCACAAGCTCTATGCCCCGTTCGGCGCAGGAGCGATCATCGGCCGGGCCGACTGGCTGGATTCCGGCACACCGCATTTGGCTGGCGGCGGCGCGGTGAAACAGGTCCGGCTGGACGGCGTGGTCTGGACAAAGGGGCCGGCCCGGCATGAAGCCGGCTCGCCCAATGTGCTCGGTGCGGCCACTCTGGCCCGGGCCGCCGAGCACATTGTGCAGCTGGATGAGGCTTCCTGGCAGCAACATGAGTCCGTGCTCCGTGGGTATATCATCGAGCGGCTGGAGTCGGTGGACTCGGTCACCGTGCACCGGATTTTCAGCGGCGACGCCACCCCGCTGGATGCCATCGGCGTCGTTAATTTTTCGGTGGCCGGATACGACGCGGGCCTCGTGGCGGCGTATCTTTCCGCAGAACACGGCGTCGGCGTGCGGGACGGCAAGTTCTGCGCCCATCCCTTGCTCAACCGCCTCGGCCTGCCGTCCGGTTCGCTACGCGCCAGCTTCGGGCTGGGTTCCCGCTTGGAAGATGCGGCCCGGCTCGCGGACGGAGTGGCAGCGCTGGTCCGCGACGGTCTGCGCCACGACTATGTCGTGGAGAGCGGACGCTGGGTTCCAGCGGTGGAAACACGGGCCTTCCCCGAGTGGGCACCGGCGACGCCGGGAACCGCCGGGGCGGCACCGTGCTCCTTGGACTAG
- a CDS encoding class I SAM-dependent methyltransferase, whose translation MVRGGPRMDDERRREFGSSFQQGGAHYDRVRPGYPDDAVDWLVPPSARDAADVGAGTGKYTAALLARGLRVTAVDPSADMLEQLATNYPAARILLGTAEHTGIAHDAVDLVTVAQAWHWVDQAAASAEAARILKPGGTLGLIWNQLDVSIPWVHRLSRIMHAGDVYRPDFRPFIGPEFIRHEGHETHWADPLTPADLLELVKSRSYYLRASEQTRAKVLANLDWYLHEHLGHDREEVIQLPYLTLTWRAVTADR comes from the coding sequence GTGGTTCGCGGCGGACCCCGGATGGATGACGAACGGCGCCGGGAGTTCGGCAGCAGCTTCCAGCAGGGTGGCGCGCATTATGACCGGGTCCGCCCCGGCTACCCCGATGACGCCGTCGATTGGCTAGTGCCGCCGTCGGCACGGGACGCCGCGGATGTAGGCGCCGGTACCGGAAAATATACGGCCGCGTTGCTTGCCCGGGGCCTGCGGGTGACCGCAGTGGATCCTTCAGCCGACATGCTGGAGCAACTGGCAACCAACTATCCCGCGGCCCGGATCCTGCTGGGGACGGCCGAACATACCGGCATCGCCCATGACGCCGTCGACCTGGTGACCGTGGCGCAGGCCTGGCACTGGGTGGACCAGGCGGCGGCCAGCGCGGAGGCTGCCCGGATCCTGAAGCCCGGGGGAACGCTGGGCTTGATCTGGAACCAGCTCGATGTCTCCATTCCGTGGGTCCACCGGCTCTCCCGGATCATGCATGCCGGTGACGTTTACCGGCCGGACTTCCGCCCCTTCATCGGTCCTGAGTTCATCCGGCATGAGGGCCACGAAACCCACTGGGCCGACCCACTGACGCCCGCCGACTTGCTGGAACTGGTCAAGTCGCGCAGTTACTACCTGCGGGCGAGCGAACAGACGCGCGCAAAAGTCCTGGCCAATCTGGACTGGTACCTGCATGAACATCTCGGCCATGACCGGGAAGAAGTCATCCAGCTCCCCTACTTGACCCTGACTTGGCGCGCAGTGACCGCTGACCGCTAA
- a CDS encoding metal ABC transporter substrate-binding protein: MPKKLWSMLAALSLVMLTACGPVGNGSAAVPEPSDERPMVLTTFTVLADLVRQVAGEHVRVESITKVGAEIHGYQPTPSDLVGAQEADLILDNGLGLERWFARFVTAVPAPHAVLSEGVEPVDIRSGNYEGKPNPHAWMSPEAAKVYVDNTVVALSELDPAHAADFKANGEQYKDQLDGVMQELKDAFQDSAAVAALVTCEGAFSYLARDAGLKEAFLWPVNSDAEGTPRQIKDTIAFVQQNQVPAVFCESTVNPGAMEQVAAATGAELVTPLYVDSLSGPEGPVPSHLDLIRHDIALIKEGLAS, translated from the coding sequence ATGCCGAAAAAACTGTGGTCCATGCTGGCCGCCTTGTCGCTGGTCATGCTGACGGCCTGCGGTCCCGTGGGCAACGGTTCGGCGGCGGTCCCGGAGCCGTCCGACGAGCGCCCCATGGTGCTGACCACCTTCACAGTGCTTGCAGACCTGGTGCGTCAGGTGGCCGGCGAGCATGTGCGGGTGGAATCAATCACCAAGGTGGGCGCGGAGATCCACGGCTACCAGCCCACCCCTTCGGATCTGGTCGGCGCCCAGGAAGCGGACCTGATTCTCGACAACGGACTGGGTCTGGAGCGTTGGTTCGCGCGGTTTGTGACGGCGGTACCTGCCCCGCACGCAGTCCTGTCGGAGGGGGTCGAGCCCGTGGATATCCGTTCCGGAAACTACGAGGGCAAGCCCAATCCGCATGCCTGGATGTCGCCGGAGGCCGCCAAGGTCTACGTCGATAACACTGTTGTTGCCCTGAGCGAGTTGGATCCGGCGCATGCCGCGGACTTCAAGGCCAACGGCGAGCAGTACAAGGACCAACTGGACGGTGTTATGCAGGAACTGAAGGACGCTTTCCAGGACAGCGCCGCCGTTGCTGCCCTGGTAACCTGCGAGGGCGCTTTCTCCTATCTCGCCAGGGACGCCGGCCTGAAGGAGGCTTTCCTCTGGCCGGTGAACTCCGACGCCGAAGGCACCCCGCGGCAGATCAAAGACACGATCGCCTTTGTGCAGCAGAACCAGGTTCCGGCCGTGTTCTGCGAATCCACGGTAAATCCCGGCGCGATGGAACAGGTTGCTGCCGCGACCGGCGCCGAGCTCGTCACCCCGCTCTACGTCGATTCGCTGTCCGGTCCCGAAGGCCCGGTGCCGAGCCACCTGGACCTAATCCGGCATGACATCGCCCTAATCAAAGAAGGACTCGCCTCATGA
- a CDS encoding metal ABC transporter ATP-binding protein produces MSVHELPTGADAITVRSLHVAYNEVIALDGVTLTVRPQTICGLIGVNGSGKSTLFKSLMGLVQPTNGNVRLFGVEPKDARKLNVVSYVPQSEDVDWTFPVSVRDVVMMGRYGRLGPARRAHRADREAVAAALERVGLSELQHRQIGELSGGQRKRAFVARGIAQDAGLLLLDEPFAGVDKGSEGALITLFKELRNEGRTVLVSTHDLAGIPQLCDEAVLLHQRVLAHGKPEAVLTNENLARAFGTALATAPEGAHHGRH; encoded by the coding sequence ATGAGTGTGCATGAACTTCCCACCGGCGCCGACGCCATCACCGTGAGGTCGCTGCACGTGGCGTACAACGAGGTCATAGCCCTGGACGGCGTCACGCTGACTGTCCGGCCGCAGACCATTTGCGGGCTGATCGGCGTCAATGGGTCCGGCAAGTCCACGCTGTTCAAGTCCCTCATGGGCCTCGTCCAGCCGACCAACGGCAACGTGCGGCTTTTCGGCGTCGAACCCAAGGACGCGCGGAAACTCAACGTCGTCTCGTACGTTCCGCAGTCCGAGGATGTCGACTGGACATTTCCCGTGTCGGTCCGCGACGTCGTCATGATGGGCCGCTATGGCCGGCTCGGACCGGCTCGCCGCGCGCACCGTGCCGACCGGGAGGCTGTGGCGGCAGCACTGGAACGTGTTGGCCTATCGGAGCTCCAGCACCGGCAGATCGGCGAGCTCTCGGGAGGTCAACGGAAGCGGGCCTTCGTGGCGCGGGGAATCGCGCAGGATGCAGGACTGCTGTTGCTCGATGAGCCGTTCGCCGGAGTGGACAAGGGCTCCGAGGGGGCCTTGATTACCCTGTTCAAGGAGCTGCGGAATGAAGGCCGGACCGTACTGGTCTCGACCCATGACCTGGCCGGCATCCCCCAGCTCTGCGATGAAGCGGTCCTGCTCCACCAACGTGTGCTCGCCCATGGCAAACCCGAAGCCGTCCTGACCAACGAGAACCTCGCCCGGGCCTTCGGCACAGCCCTGGCCACCGCCCCGGAAGGAGCACATCATGGACGTCATTAA
- a CDS encoding metal ABC transporter permease — MDVINWLLEPLQYGFLTRALLVTLAAAVVSAVLSCWLILMGWSLMGDAVSHAVLPGVALAYIVGLPFSLGAFIFGAGAVALIGAVRSTTKLKADTAIGVVFTGLFALGLAIISKTPSQTDLQHILFGNVLGVNTAELLQVLVLGAITLAVLLYKRRDLTLLAFDRIHAHAIGLNTRWLSALMLGLLALTVVVGLQAVGIILMVAMLITPGATAFLLTRRFDTMLLIAASITASAAVAGIYASYYLDISTGASVVLAQSVVFVAVYLFSRRNGVVWQWQRRRSAKRRVSEQPSIPTSV; from the coding sequence ATGGACGTCATTAATTGGTTGCTGGAGCCGCTGCAGTACGGCTTCTTGACCCGCGCGCTGCTGGTGACGCTGGCGGCGGCCGTGGTTTCGGCCGTACTGTCCTGCTGGCTGATCCTGATGGGCTGGTCCCTGATGGGCGATGCCGTGTCACACGCGGTGCTGCCAGGCGTCGCGTTGGCGTACATTGTCGGCCTGCCGTTCTCGCTGGGCGCCTTCATCTTCGGAGCCGGCGCCGTAGCGCTGATCGGCGCCGTCCGCTCCACCACGAAACTCAAAGCAGATACGGCCATCGGCGTCGTTTTTACCGGGCTTTTTGCCCTAGGACTGGCGATCATTTCCAAAACTCCGAGCCAAACGGATCTGCAGCACATCCTGTTCGGCAACGTCCTCGGGGTGAACACCGCCGAACTGCTCCAGGTGCTCGTGCTGGGTGCCATAACGCTGGCCGTGCTGCTCTACAAACGGCGTGACCTGACGCTGCTCGCGTTTGACCGGATCCATGCCCACGCCATCGGGCTGAACACCCGCTGGCTTTCCGCCCTCATGCTGGGCCTGCTGGCCCTGACCGTTGTGGTGGGCCTGCAGGCGGTCGGCATTATTCTGATGGTGGCCATGCTGATCACGCCCGGCGCCACTGCTTTCCTGTTGACCCGCCGCTTCGACACGATGCTGCTGATCGCAGCGTCGATAACGGCATCGGCCGCGGTTGCCGGCATTTATGCCAGCTACTATCTGGACATTTCCACCGGTGCCTCCGTGGTCCTGGCCCAGTCCGTGGTCTTCGTCGCCGTCTACCTGTTCTCCCGGCGCAACGGGGTAGTCTGGCAATGGCAGCGGCGGCGCAGCGCCAAGCGCCGGGTCTCCGAACAGCCGAGCATCCCCACGTCCGTCTAG
- a CDS encoding metal-dependent transcriptional regulator, with product MPPNKHSPALSSSSASVQDYVKVIYSFTEWQDEPISSSQLANKLGVANSSVSEMVRKLVELGLAIHEPYSAVELSDEGRRLALAMVRRHRLLETFLVQELNYAWDEVHDEAELLEHTVSDTFIERLSAKLGYPDRDPHGDPIPDAHGAVDIPQAHQLASLDAGHTGRITRISDANPELLRFLSAEDIGLDDRVEVIGRKPFGGPLAVRVGTAGRNRELDLGDEAALALWVFSDIPHAGCALTA from the coding sequence ATGCCTCCCAACAAGCACAGTCCCGCCCTCAGCAGCAGCTCCGCCAGTGTCCAGGACTACGTCAAGGTGATCTACTCCTTCACCGAGTGGCAGGACGAACCGATTAGCTCGTCCCAGCTGGCCAATAAGCTGGGCGTCGCCAACTCCTCGGTGTCCGAGATGGTGCGCAAGCTCGTCGAGCTTGGGCTCGCCATCCACGAGCCGTACAGCGCTGTGGAGCTGAGCGACGAGGGCCGCCGGCTTGCTCTGGCCATGGTCCGCCGGCACCGGCTGCTGGAGACCTTCCTGGTCCAAGAACTTAACTATGCCTGGGACGAGGTCCACGACGAGGCCGAACTGCTCGAACACACCGTTTCGGACACGTTCATCGAACGGCTGTCCGCCAAACTCGGCTATCCCGACCGGGACCCGCACGGCGATCCGATTCCGGATGCGCACGGCGCAGTAGACATCCCGCAGGCACACCAACTCGCCAGTCTGGATGCGGGCCATACGGGCCGGATCACCCGCATCAGCGACGCGAACCCTGAACTCCTGAGGTTCCTTAGCGCAGAGGACATCGGCCTGGATGATCGCGTGGAGGTCATCGGCCGCAAGCCGTTCGGCGGTCCTCTGGCAGTCCGCGTCGGCACCGCCGGGCGCAACCGTGAGCTGGATCTAGGCGACGAGGCCGCATTGGCACTGTGGGTCTTCAGCGACATACCCCACGCTGGCTGCGCCCTCACCGCATGA